In Salvelinus namaycush isolate Seneca chromosome 16, SaNama_1.0, whole genome shotgun sequence, the sequence CTTTACTGTAATGTTTAAAGGTGAGGTATCAGACTCTCAATATAGAGGTGTTAAACTATAAAACAGACAGAGTTAACATTACATAGGATGATGCAGTGAAATTGACATGTAAAATGTGTCATTACATTGCTTTACTTCAGGCGATTGTAAAAACGCCAGTCAGTATAGTGAGTACTATAAATGTTTCGTATTAAAATGACAGTAGTTCATCATCTGTCCCTATTCATTGCAAAATATTCTGGAGACAAGATGACTCAACATTTCTCTAAAGCCTGGTCAGTCAGAGTGAAAATGAACTATTTTAACCGGAAAATAGTGTGTAGAGCTCATTGAATTAGCTACTTAAGTTGCATTCCAAGTAAGCTCAGGAGTACAGGAGCTAGTGTCTCTTAACTCAGTAAACCAGGCTAAAATATGCAGGCCTACCCTGCGTTGCTGTTTATCATTAGTGCAACAGAGTCATCCATCAAAAACACCATAGAGCGGAAAATGGCTTAGGTCCTAGGTGTGCGACAAACGTTCCTCATCCAtgtccgacacacacacacacacacacacacacacacacacacacacacacacacacacacacacacacacacacacacacacacacacacacacacacacacacacacacacacacacaggctctttATTCGGGGTCATTGGGTGAGGGCTGTCACTGGCGCCTGTACATACATATATTAACCTCATTACCCAAAGAAATACCTCTGAACGTGTCATTAAATCTGCAAAGCTGTCGTCCGACCGTAGTTTCAAGAAGTACACCAAGCTTTTGATCTATGCCACAGACGTACCTTGACTGCCCTGAATCATAAACTAGTGATGCCGTGTCTGTGCTGCTATTCTGAACTCTCACATCAGGCTCATGATCAGGCATCTAagccacaggaggctgctgaggggaggaaagCTCATGGAGTgattggaatggcatcaaacatacagaaaccatgtgtttaatgtgttcaataCCATTCCATTCAATACTGTTCCAGCCATTCCATtcaagcccgtcctcccccaaTTAACTGCTGTGATCTAGGCCAGGAATCATTAAGCATCGCAGATTAGgagtgcagatctaggatcagttcagcATTATTATCTTTTGAGATAAAAAAATTAAGAATAAAATCATAAAATATAAGACCAGGGGgaactgatcctatatcagcaatcatactctgagacgcttgatgTGATTAATCGGCATTAACAGTTTTGTACCTATAAGCTCATAATTGGCAGCATGCTGTGTAGGCCTAAAGGGCCCTACTGTAACTGTCAACATGAGAGGTAATAGAAttaaggtgagagagagagagctcagcaTTAAGTGTCAGGTTGCTTTGGGTTTTATTTCAAAGGAGCGAGAAGAAAGGGTAGAATATATTTAGCAGCTGATctgaagggaggaggggtgaAGTTAATACCTAGTTAAGACTTACTAGGTATCAAAAAACACTGCTATCAaaacattgaacatctcattacaaaatcattgGAATTAATATGGcattggtcccccccccccccccccccccccccccttcgctgctttaacagcctgcactcttctgggaaggctttccactagatgttggaacattgctgcggggacttgcttccattcagccataagagcattagtgaggtcggacactaaTGTAGtaaggcgattaggcctggctcgcagtcggcgtaccaattcatcccaaaggtgtgtgatggggttgaggtcagggttctgtgcaggtcagtcaagttcttccacaccgatctagacaaaccatttctgtgcacgggggcattgtcatacataaacaggaaagggctttccccaaactgttgccacaaaattggaagcacagaatcgtctacaatgtcattgtatgatgtagcgttaagatttcccttcactggaactaaggcgcctagcccaaaccattaaaaacagccctagaccattattcctcctccaccaaactttacagttggcactatgcattcgggcaggtagtgttctcctgccGTCCGCTAAACCCAGATCCATCTGttgaactgccagatggtgaagtgtgattcatcactccagagaacatgtttacagagtccaatggctgcgagctttacaccactccagccgacgcttggcattgcacatggtgattttaggcttgtgtgtggctgctcggccatggaaacccatttcctgCAGCTCCCAATGAacaattattgtgctgacattgcttcaagcggcagtttggaacttggtagtgagtgttgcacccGAGGAAAGACGATTTTTACGctctatgcgcttcagcactcagcggccccgttctgtgagctgtgtggcctaccactgagccgttgttgctcctagaagtttccacttcacaataacagcacttacagttgactgggacagctctagcagggcaggaatttgacaaactgactcattggaaaggtggcatcctatgatggtgccacattgaaagtcactgagctcttatttttatttaacctttatttaactaggcaagtcagttaagaacaaattcttatttacaatgacgtcctaccctgaccaaaccctcccctaacccagacaacgctgggacaattgtgtaccgccttatgggactcctgatcacggccggttgtgatacagcccaggatcgaaccagtttctgtagtgacacctctagcactgagatgcagtgccttagaccgctgcaccacttgggagcgaATTACGGacaattctactgccaatatttgtctatgtagattgcatggccgtccgctcgattttatacacctgtcagcaacgggtgtggctgaaatagctgaatccactaatttgaaggggtgtccacatacttttggtcctGTAGTGTATGACAATCTTGAAAAAACAAACATTGATAACCAGTTAACACATAGGCCTGCCTACTTAGTACAATCGACCCCATCCCAAGGGGAAACACTGACCAAAACTaaggttcctaccctgtcacataCAGGCCGATATAGGCCTACTGAGACTCATATTGGCTGTCTTATAAACATTTTGACCAAAATCACTTTAAGTATATTCTGAAAAACATAACACATACAGTAGTTAATGTATTTGCTTATCAAGCCGCTACTGCATGGTTACAAGTAAGTTTTAGTATGCTACTCAGATGGCACCATCATGTGGAGAGATTGCAAAAGTACAGCTTTAGACAGAGAAAAttggaaataaaaataaaaaatgtaaattttCTAACCCCACTGAAATAGTTTTATacaattcattaaaaaaaactcTCACAATGCATGCCTTTTAAAAACCTAGCGCAACATAGAATGGTGTTGTATTCTTACTTTACTCAGTGTTTTACAAATAATGTGTAGTACACTTTATTATGATCAATAATACTAGTTATTtaaaaacatagataactaaatATAAAACGCATGGTTGTATGCTAAACAACTTTTAACCAAAATAAATACTGTTCGAGTTTCTGTTATTTCTGATTTGACTGACATCCACTGTAAACACGGTGGTTGTTTTCCACACAGTTTTCAGTCCAATCAGCTCGAAGGGGCGGGCTCTGACAGAATTCTAGACAAAATGGCGGATGTTGTTGATTTGCGGCAGGGTCAGTGATAATCGGAGTTCGCCTTTTCACTGATTTACTGCAAGACATTATACAGAAAGAACATAAGAAGAGCCATAATCGTTGTATGGTGAGCTGCAATGAAAGGCAAAGAAAGGTCACCGATTAAAAAGCGTTCTCGTGTTTTGGATGATATCCGAGACAGGGGAGGAGGCCACCCGCCCAGCAAGAAAACGAGGGCTATCTCGGTTTCCAGTGGGAGTAATAATGGAAATAGCTCGACTAAAAGTGACGGGGGATCTACGAGaaggagtgtgttgggtgacaAGAGAGGCCGGGATTTTGATGGACATGTATCGAGTCGAACCGGTGGGAGTAACCATAGCTATCCCGTTGCTGCTACTACCTCTATCGGTAAGAACCACAACCTGGGTTTGACACTCGATTTAGCCGCGGCAAGGACTAATGCTCGCGGCGAGCGTGTTCCGCCTCCACCCAACAACGAGAGTGAGTACAAAACTCTCAAAATCAGTGAACTGGGCACCCAGTTGAGCGATGAAGACATAGAAGACGGACTTTTCCACGAATTCAAAAAATTCGGGGACGTGAGTGTCAAAATAAGCCGCAGCAACGACGAGAGAATTGCGTTTGTCAACTTCAGAAAGCCCGAGGATGCCAGAGCAGCTAAACATGCACGGGGCAGGTTAGTACTTTATGACCGACCTCTGAAAATCGATGCAGTGTACATTGACAGGAGGAGAAGCCGTTCTCCAGTTGAGCGAGTTGACAGAGACCCATATGTTGGAGCCCCAGGCCACAGACACTTGCACACCCAGAGACCCCTCTCCCCATCTGTGCTTGGatacagagactacagactacagcagCTGGCCCTTGGGCgcctccctcctcccccacctcctcctTTGCCCAGAGACCTAGAGCGGGAGAGGGAGTTTGCCCTGTTTGAAGCCAGGGTGCGCCCAGTTCCAGCTTTCATTGCAGAGAGAGCTTCTGCTTTCCGTGAGGAGGATTTTATCTCCCCAGAGGATGACCAAAGAGCAAACAGAACGTTGTTTCTGGGCAACTTGGACATCACTGTCACAGAGACGGACCTGAGGCGGGCCTTCGACAGGTTTGGGTTGATAACAGAGGTGGATATAAAGCCCACACGGGGACAGACCAGCACATACGGGTTCCTCAAGTTTGAGAATCTCGACATGGCCCACCGCGCCAAACTCACCATGTCTGGGAAGATAGTGGGCCGTAACCCCATAAAGATTGGCTATGGTAAGGCCACCCCCACCACACGCTTATGGGTGGGTGGGCTCGGACCCTGGGTCCCCCTAGCAGCATTGGCCAGAGAGTTTGACCGCTTTGGTACAATAAGGACCATTGACTACAGAAAGGGGGACACCTGGGCTTATATACAGTACGAGAGCCTTGATGCTGCTCAGGCTGCGTGCACTCACATGCGTGGCTTCCCTCTGGGGGGGCCCGAGAGGAGACTCAGGGTGGACTTTGCAGACACAGAGCACCACTACCAGCAGCAGTTCCTTCAGCCTCTTCCTCTACCCCCCTTCGACATGGTGGCAGACGCTTTCATCCACCGCGCCATAGCTGAGCCCCTGAGGGACAGGGAAAGGACTCCACCGCTGCTccacttcagagagagagagctgggcttCCCCGGGGCCGAGTGGCCCCCCACCCCGGCTATGCGTGAGCGGGTACGTCCCGGGACCTTTGAGCCGCTGGAGCGGGACCGGCGGCCGGGAGGGAGGGAGCCCTGGTCTCTGGAGCGAGAGCTGGCGGGGCGCGGCTGCGACCCAAGACGGAAACGACACCTTATGGATGACAGTCGCCATCTTGAAGTCTCTCCTGACAGCACTGACCGCACGGCACGCCGACACCGAGGGGGCCCATCCCCAGATGGTAGCCCCAACGGGGGCCGCTTCAGTGACTCAGAGCGTACCCCTCGTGGCGATGACAGACCCTCCCCTGGACGAGACCGTCGCCTCAGTCTGGAGCATCCTGGCGGGGGGGACAGGAGACTAAAGAGCCAGGGGAGTCTTGCCGAAAGAGGGGCCTCCAGCAGTGGCCTCTCATCCTCAGCAGGGGAGCGGAAACGTAAAGCCGGCGACAGCAGCAGCAAAGGACCTGGAGCTAAGAGGGATCGCTCCTCAGACCAGGGTGGTTCTAAAGGTAGTCAGTCATCCAAGCTTAGCCTGGCCTGGCACGGCATGCTCCTCCTAAAGAACAGCAACTTCCCCGCCAACATGCACCTCCTGGAGGGTCACCAGGGCGTGGCCAAGGACCTCCTTGTCGACGGCCCCACAGGGAGACAGGTGGGGGAGCTCAAGATCACCCAGCGTCTCCGCCTCGACCAGCCCAAGCTGGACGAGGTCTCCAGACGCATCAAAGCGGCCGGCCCCGGCGGCTATGCCGTCCTCCTGGCGGTTCCCGGTTCCGGCGGCGAGGAGGTGTCGTCGACGGACCCGGCGGCTTCAACACAGCGTCCTCTCCGAAATCTGGTGTCCTACCTGAAACAGAAGCAAGCAGCCGGAGTCATCAGCCTGCCGGTTGGAGGCAGCCGGGATAAGGACCACCAGGGTGTTCTCCACGCGTTCCCTCCCTGTGAGTTCTCACAGCAGTTCATTGATGTCTCGGCTAAAGCTCTGGCCAAAACCGATGAGGACTATCTGGTGATGGTCGTGGTGCGAGGTCCATCATAACTACAATCAGATAGAGGAAGCAAAACATCAATGATAttgtaaaaaagaaagaaaactaCTATTGCATGCTGTGTGTTGAGTTCTGCCTCATGGGGTTGCTACTAGAGAGTAGGGTTATGGGGGGGGGATAGGCTATGTCACTATTTTTTCCACCAAAATAAGTATAGAATTTGCCCCTGAAAGTCAACAGATGTGTAATTTTGGAACCCTGTTTTATAAAGGGTGTGATCATTTCTAGCCAACATATGCAGAAACAATTCAGCTGGAGTATTATAAAAGGGGGACATTCTATGAATAAAATGAAAAATCTACTGTAAATTTAAAATGAGGTATAATGGCCCCTTTTTCGTTTTCATTTAGGAAAACTTGAACCAACCGCTGTTTGTAAAAGTTGAAACTTCTCTCTAAGATTTGCTCTGTTGTTAGTGTTTGGTTGTATTATGTATACGTTATACTACTTAATGCTTATTACAATCAGTTGGTGTCATTTAAagtgaattatatatttttagcAAAATATTCACCTCAAAACCCTTTGTTCACTAACCATTTCTTTATTCTAAATGTCACATTTTGAGAAAGATACCATCAGGCCCTGTTTGACTGGTATGGTGAGCGTATAAATCATTCCGTTTGTATTTCTCATAAATGATTGGGGACATTAATGTTGGGATATGTCCTTACCGCCTTCCATATTGATCAAATGGACTTACTGTCTTTCTCTAATACATGAACATGTTCCAAACCTAGAAATCTGAATGTACCTATGCACGGTAGGCTATCTGGTGTTCGGTTACACCTGGTGTTTTACCATGTATAACTGGTTTGGTTACACCTGGTGTTTTACCATGTGTAACTGGTTCCGTTACACCTGGTATTTTACCCTGTGTAACTGGTTCGGTTACACCTGGTGTCTTACCATGTATAACTGGTTTGGTTACACCTGGTGTCTTACCCTGTGTAACTGGTTCGGTTACACCTGGTGTCTTACCCTGTGTAACTGGTTCGGTTACACCTGGTATTTTACCATGTGTAATTGGTTCGGTTACACCTGGTGTCTTACCCTGTGTAACTGGTTCGGTTACACCTGGTGTTTTACCATGTATAACTGGTTCGGTTACACCTGGTGTCTTACCATGTATAACTAGTTCGGTTACACCTGGTGTTTTACCCTGTGTAATTGGTTCGGTTACACCTGGTGTTTTACCATGTATAACTTGTTCGGTTACACCTGGTGTTTTACCATGTATAACTAGTTCGGTTACACCTGGTGTTTTAACCTGTGTAATTGGTTCGGTTACACCTGGTGTCTTACCATGTATAACTAGTTCGGTTACACCTGGTGTTTTACCATGTATAACTAGTTCGGTTACACCTGGTGTTTTAACCTGTGTAATTGGTTCGGTTACACCTGGTGTCTTACCATGTATAACTGGTTCGGTTACACCTGGTGTTTTACCCTGTATAACTTGTTCGGTTACACCTGGTGTTTTACCATGTATAACTAGTTCGGTTACACCTGGTGTTTTAACCTGTGTAATTGGTTCGGTTACACCTGGTGTTTTACCCTGTGTAATTGGTTCGGTCACACCTGGTGTCTTACCATGTATAACTAGTTCGGTTACACCTGGTGTTTTACCATGTGTAATTGGTTCGGTCACACCTGGTGTCTTACCATGTATAACTAGTTCGCTTACACCTGGTGTTTTACCCTGTGTAATTGGTTCGGTTACACCTGAAAATCCTGTGTGTTCAAGGAATGGTTAATTGAACACTACAAAGTGGGTTGTGACAAAATATGTAAAGGAGGTTGAAACACCCATACATGGGTTTTAGTTGCTGAGTGTAAATTCCTAACTTGGCTGTGGTGTAGCTTAAATACAGTGTGTTCAATCGGTTTCCAAATGTGTTTTAATGTTTAAGCGACACTCCAGTAATATTTGGGCATATTGAGAGGCTGAATGAGGAATTTAGAAGTGATTTTTGCCCAGCTAATATAGATGGGTCCATCAATGCAATGAAGCGACAAACAAATAGCCTACTAAGAGAGATGCTAAGGGTAGATTTTATTGTGTACATTGTCTTTAGCACCACTTGACCCGTGGTAGTACGTTGTGACCTATAACCTTTGACCTATAATGCGTGATAAGATTACACTAGAGACAAAAACAGACTTTTATTTGTTGGTCCGGTTTCATTCAATCAATATGCCAATGTTTGTCGCCAAGTTTTTCTGAATATGACAATATTTTAATGGTAATTGCTAACAAATGATATACAGTAATCCTAATAATCAATAAGTAAAAAGGTATTCAATATATAAACTGATCAtttaattttgggggggggggggttgtatgtTTTTTTAAGTTGTAGTGCTATTATTttgtagtatttttttttaaccacaGTTTTCCCCTTTGTCAGCCAACAGTTAGATTTTTGAGACCTATATTTATAGCCTACTGTTGGTACCATTATATGACTgttgctttaaaaaaacaaaaaaacgaaaCTGAGTTGTAGTTCTAACATGAGGTTGGTTTAGTTTTATCTGTTGACAAAATtgtctgagaaaaaaaatatgtatttgtcTCCCAAGTTCACTGCCTCAATTGTGGACTTTTTATGGCTTAAAACCTTTACAGGAAACTCTGAAGAGAAGGAAACTAATTAGTATTTGTTACGTTTTCACTGAGAAAGGCAGCTTTTAAGTTGTGTGTCATTTTGTGTTGTGTTTTAAGTGGAATAATAGGACCCTCTCGCTTTGTGCTTCTGTACCTGATTTCATTGGGAAGACAAGAAATGGAAAATCCTCTTCCCACACTCGTCTTACTGCCAAGTTGTTTAACACTCAAGAGAGAAAGTGCATTTACGCACTTATTTGTCCTCCAAATATCAATAAATTGTTTcatttgagggaaacctgtttctgCCCTGGAAATGAATTGAACAGAGGGAACTGCTCTGACTACCCCGTCTGTTGTGTTTCCAAACAGGAATTGTTTATCACTTTGAATTGTTGCACAAGAGAAGGGAACCAAACACCTCTTTGCTGATTGttagagactaggagagagaccTCTGTTTGTTCGCTGATGatcgcctgtgtgtgttctcttataCACACCTTTCAGGAGCTGTTGGTTATCGGTTTAGCTAACAGGAGCTGTTCAGGAGTTGTTGCTAATTAATAGCATACCTTTTGACCCCAGTGCCTTTTTTACCCCTCCAGGGCCGGGCTCCGCATGTTAGTCCTACTGCCCTAGCAGGTGAACCCAGTACACAGTGGGACAGGAATATCAGGATCCATGGAGGAGCCTCC encodes:
- the LOC120061523 gene encoding RNA-binding protein 15-like, producing the protein MKGKERSPIKKRSRVLDDIRDRGGGHPPSKKTRAISVSSGSNNGNSSTKSDGGSTRRSVLGDKRGRDFDGHVSSRTGGSNHSYPVAATTSIGKNHNLGLTLDLAAARTNARGERVPPPPNNESEYKTLKISELGTQLSDEDIEDGLFHEFKKFGDVSVKISRSNDERIAFVNFRKPEDARAAKHARGRLVLYDRPLKIDAVYIDRRRSRSPVERVDRDPYVGAPGHRHLHTQRPLSPSVLGYRDYRLQQLALGRLPPPPPPPLPRDLEREREFALFEARVRPVPAFIAERASAFREEDFISPEDDQRANRTLFLGNLDITVTETDLRRAFDRFGLITEVDIKPTRGQTSTYGFLKFENLDMAHRAKLTMSGKIVGRNPIKIGYGKATPTTRLWVGGLGPWVPLAALAREFDRFGTIRTIDYRKGDTWAYIQYESLDAAQAACTHMRGFPLGGPERRLRVDFADTEHHYQQQFLQPLPLPPFDMVADAFIHRAIAEPLRDRERTPPLLHFRERELGFPGAEWPPTPAMRERVRPGTFEPLERDRRPGGREPWSLERELAGRGCDPRRKRHLMDDSRHLEVSPDSTDRTARRHRGGPSPDGSPNGGRFSDSERTPRGDDRPSPGRDRRLSLEHPGGGDRRLKSQGSLAERGASSSGLSSSAGERKRKAGDSSSKGPGAKRDRSSDQGGSKGSQSSKLSLAWHGMLLLKNSNFPANMHLLEGHQGVAKDLLVDGPTGRQVGELKITQRLRLDQPKLDEVSRRIKAAGPGGYAVLLAVPGSGGEEVSSTDPAASTQRPLRNLVSYLKQKQAAGVISLPVGGSRDKDHQGVLHAFPPCEFSQQFIDVSAKALAKTDEDYLVMVVVRGPS